In Pangasianodon hypophthalmus isolate fPanHyp1 chromosome 1, fPanHyp1.pri, whole genome shotgun sequence, the genomic window TGATGCTGAGAAAAGCCACACTCAAGGTCTCACCCGAAGCAGCCAGCGTTTTCCTCCAGATCTGCTCATGTGGATTTGCACACCAGTGCCTCAATCCTTTCCCTCTCTTGTGCAAGCTCAGAGCTCGCTGGCTCTTTCCCCCTCCCTCTCACTCCGTCTCTTTAGTAGTCAGAATCCATCCCACTgctgagctcctgcttcaccagtgtgtgtatgtgtgtgtgtgagagagacagacagagaaaatgagCGAGAGCGAGCATGGGGGGGAGGGCAGAGGGGGCTTACACTCAATACATTGTCTCCAGGTTTCACAACAGAGAATCACAACCTGCAATCTACGATCTCGTTACACAGCCACAGGTAGTCGCCTATCAGCATTTGTGCACTGAGATTTCATCCTTGTCAAATCTCCAGAGCAGAATTCGTTCCACTTCCCTGCAGAAACCCACtggtcagccttttttttttttttttttttttttttttttttttttttgaagagagagagagagagagagatgtatttACGTAGGATGGTCTCTGATAGTCAATTAGTGACATTTATGCATGTACAGGGGGAATACGTAAGGAAAaaactggcaaattgctgacagccaaagcattttattcctcttataaccacagcaatttgtcaacacttacaatgttttatttattaaaaaaaattacacagtgTACTCTTTGTCCATTTATGGTTATGTTTTAGGTTGTGTCACATAGAGGAAagcaaaaagaaatacaaattcTGTGGTACAAGAATCAGCCTAATTGCCTAAACAGCTCCATGCTGCAAACTGCAGTTTTATATAATTACTTATGCAAGGAACAAAACAAACCCTGccatgcggttataggaaaataatcaacaatggggtggtgtgacaAAGTAGAGTTAACCATTACCACTCCAAAATTAAGCAGATTCTGAAGtattttactcctcttatattattaaaaaatacttgtcatatttttaatccatgcctaattacacttaatgttgtggagcatccatgaaacaagctgGTTCTGGTTAGTACTTAGTCACTGTCAGCTTGTCAATTTAATGCAAAACCCACCAGAAACTTAAGGTTACAGCTTCACCTGTAGCACAGACACTGggaactccttccataaatgttaaataaacatatccttatagaaaatgtcaccatcacacaccttttttaaaatccctTTATGTAGAGCATCGGCCATAGAAGTCACATGGTTTCACTTTATTAGAATAAGGGAGTCAATATATAGATTGGGCACCTAAGACCTGATATATCACCTTACACTTGACCAGTAACTTAATGTCTATTGTTCTTCCAGGAAAATTAGTCTACATCTTTGCATAACAGTTTCATTACACTCCTGAGCACTGTGAAATTACAAACCATATGCTGGTCAAAGAAAGCAAATTAGTGAGTAAACAGCCAAGGTTATGGCAAGCCCTTTGATCTATGGGAtctataataatgaaaaaaaacagtgaatgaaGTTTTACATGATCTCATGCATTTTCTAGTGGCTTGTTACTTTTCACTGCAAATAATGCATGCACAAGTTTCCATACAGGTCTTGTAACCCTTAGGCAACATTATCCAGGAGTTGACTGCTCTTCAGAGCCCAGATCACCCACCATAGTAGAGGCAAGCACGATAACCCATATCATAATGCCCAAGAAAAATTACTGGCTTTCTcttgtattgtttattatacattatataatctatataacCATTATACCTTTTCCACTGACAGCATTTCTAATCCCCCTACTCACAGGTCAAGCAAGAGAATGGGCCACAGAAATCACCCAACTAGGAAAGGAGTCAGGAGAGCAACTCCCTCAATTATCCCTGGACTAGGGGATGAACTTCAGACAGAATTTGCCTGTCGGTATGACTCCCATTCCCTGGACCAGCTGGATAACCTGCTGCATGAATGCTATCGTCAACAGACCTTCGAGACCATCAGCAGACCATCACAAACTACCCAGAagctcttcagtagctgctCTGAGCTCATTGTGCTAGGAAAGACATACCTAACTCCAAAAGACTGGTATAGTTAGATTGAGGTGGGGTTGTGACTGCATTGGGCAATGTGTGTAACTAATGTGAAGCCAATCCAAAGATTTGCCAGGCCATTGGTTCAGCCTAATTCAGGAACAAAGCACACTCACACTGGTGCAAGTAGAAATTTGAAATCATGTCTTTCTGTGCTACCAAATCAATACACAGATGGTGTTGTTTCAGCTGTAATTGTAGAGACCATTGCCCCTGATTTCATTGCAGATATAACCTGGACTGATATAATCTGTGGCATACTGAGGGGATCAACATATTGCTGACCTAGTGTAAGACATGCCCCACCAAATTATCACTTCATCATCCCTGGGACAACATCCCTTCTGCCAGGTAATGCTTTGTTAATGTAACGTCAACTATGGAACAGTACGTCAACAAGGCCCTTAAGCAATGGTTCCTTTGGGTCTGTTCAAACCTGGTATTAATATCCATCTCAAGTGATCCAATCACAAGTGAACAGCAAAGACACACAGCCATTCACACCTAGCATAATAAATGCGTCTTCAGTTACCACTTGCGTACAGATTTCATACATTTCCACTGGAGGAAGGGTGTTGCACACTTATTACAGCAGCTtctgctgcatttattttcactcgGAAATGTCCTGTGAATCCTATTTTATGTACATGTATGGGGGTTTCAAACAATTTGTTCACATGGTCTGCTAATGAAAGGGATAAATGAACAGCAGATGAGACGACGAAAGAAGCTGCTTTCATTTCTGCCGTTTTAGCCACAAGACCCCACAGACAATATCATTTGAATCTGAGACAGAGAAAATAGATAACAGCTTTCTCTACAATGACAACAAGCTCTTAAGAGACATGCTCCACATGTATTTTGCAGTGTATATAGATGCCATTCTGGCctcctggaggactagtggttaggccacaatGCTCTTACCGCTGCATCGCCGAATCTCACACCAGGGAACCAACCCggagccactggggttgcatgcaacagcgttctctcagtgccagtcccaagtccggataaaattggggagggttgcttctggaagggcatctggcaaaaaaactgtgccaaatcaaatacgcggaccaatgatccgctgtggtggcCCCTAACAGGAGTAGTCCAAAGAGGGACAACAACATATAGATGCCATTCCAGTGTTCTCTTAAAAGGgaaattaaattgtatttgtatagtgcttttaaaagtagacattgtcacaaagcaagaTCCAGTGTAGGGACATACAGTAGGTGAAGAGTATAAAAGAATTTGGTCATAGAGGAGAGTTTGGTTTTGATTACCATATAATTTTCAAGAGTCAGAGGATCTCTGTTAAAGAGTCACTCTCTCAAAGCAATGATATTGCTGTTATATTTCCTCGGTTGCGTGAGCAATTAAGGTTGTTTGTCTGCCAGTTTCGGGTGTCCCCAGCTTGGACATTAAGAAAGGTACAGACATTGCTGTGACCTTTTTAGACCTATCCCTCACTAAGACTGAGCCATGTGGTCCTTGAAAAGGGCTTCGCAGTCAAACAGGTAGCTGCCAAGGGAAGACAGTGTTCCTAGTACCCTTCTTGACAATGACCATCAGGCCCATGCCTCCTCTGTGTACGATTTGATCTAGGGGCTCCTAGCCATGTCAGTAAACTGCCTTGATTGCGCTATTCCATCACCAGAGGACATTCAGGTGGAAGCAATGTCTGTGTACCTAATATGAATGACAGAACACTTCACAACACTTCACTGCACAATCTCAGCCACCTCCCAAAATTTAGATGGACAAAATTTGGACATAATGCTAAGAAAGTACATACCAGGAAGTCACTGAAATATGGAAGCCTTTCCATCAGTAAAAAGTGATCAACCCAATGAAAGGTATATTCTATTCTAGACGGTATTGGAAGCATAGATCCGATACCATGAATCTGCTTTACGATAAGCCACTACCAGAAAGTGGTTGCCAGTATATTTTCTGACTGCTGGTCCCCCACCTGTTGGTGTGTGCAGGGAACCCTATTAGGCCTCTGTGGTTGATAGGGATTTCTCTGTAAAGGTGAGCCTTTATAGGACAATAGAGAAAGACTGCCTGGCCATCAAGTTAGCAGACCTCCGATACTATCTGTTGGGATGGGCCACAGACCATACCCTATACCAGAGGCTCCAGGACACCACCATGTAAATCACCCATTGGTACCTGGAATGTCGCCTGTTTAAGTGGTGGTCCATAGGTCGGGGGCATGGATGGCTGTAATGGATATATTCTCTTACTTGAGGGGGGATTCAGCTTGGAGAACAAGCAAcgtaatgaatgaatgctgtcaCCTGTGTGTGACTAACACCGAGCTATTtatatgctgtgtgttttgcagttaGGGGCTGAGAAGCAGGAATAATTGAACTGGTGTAGAACTGAGATACCAAGGATTTTACAGACAGCGTCCTGCTGAGccagtgggtgtgtgtgcatgctatgtaatttcatgttttcttttccttttggTGAAAATCAAATAAACACCACACTGCCCTTTCTGATATCTGCCACCAGTCTCCTCCATTCCCTTACTCCTGCTAGGGTATTAAGGGCCCATAATCTTTTTATCACTGAATCGCACCATTTTGAACAAAGACCTGGAAATGTTGGTCAATTAGCATAAAAATTCATTATGTCACTTCAAATGTAACTTAATGCAATACAAGGCAGTATCAGCTTTGAACATTAATCAGAATAAGCTGGAGATTGTTAAACTGTTAAAGTTGTAGGATTTGTCATTAAGGATGACTTCAGTGGGATGTAGTTTTCCTTGTGCCACTTAAAGAAATTTGGTGTACATGATTAAGTATTGCTATTTTTCTACACAGGCTATGTGCAGTCTGTTTGGCAGGCTCTTGACTGGCAAAGCTTCTTCACCACACCACAAGTGAAAATACtggaaaattttgaaaattagTGTGTGTAATCATACTTGGCCAAAGATTCACAACATACTGAGAGGCACTCGTTATTGCTTGCTGTCCCGCCTTTCTGAGAACcgtaaacagctgttccctgGTTTTGCCAAAAAAATGTAGAAGCCAAATCTCAATGACAGGCTGCCTCCATTCACACAGGAGGTTACAAGCTGCATAGTCAAGGAACACAAACAAGCTTGCTATGCCATGATGCCAGAGAGGTACAGATCACCAATACCTGGtatttgcatatatataataataatggatcATAAAAccataattaaaacaaataaaataccgTCTAGAATACATGTTAGTAAGCCAAGCCTAGACTAATATAAAGATTAAGAAAAAGGTGTTGAGTCCTAATATGAAATTATGTTGTTACTCCCAAACATGGTAAATGTAATACATTAGGCTAATGCACCTATCTAGTACCCAGCAACTGGGTTACGCAAGGTGAAAATTAGTTCCTAGATAGTCCTGATCATACTCAGTGTCTAATAAAGTTTCaaaactgactgaatgaatatgTTGTGTCTTCATTAGGCATGTAATCGAATACactattcagaatgaacagataatgtgttctagacagatacaaataagatatgaataggaggtgtACTATTCAAGAAAgattcacagggcatctggttgagactcaAGACTGGGATCCTACAGTACACGACAAAATAGTCAGGAGGCTTTTATCTGACCTGCACCAAGTTCGCAGGACAAAGaaacatgaatgaataatgCTGTGTGATATAAATAGTAtgagcatccttagtaactgtcTGGTCAGGGTTTAAAATGAAGCTTctagtttgtttacatttagaaaCATTTAGGAAATAGAAACAGCTAAATTCATTATGGAATATCGCATAcagatataaacaaaaataagtgtGAGTGGGATATTTAACAAAGTTGACACATCTCTAGCTTATGAGTGATGttgctgaggttgaggaactgttagAGCCAGACCATACTAACATttctacatctgtttttttttttttctggtgttttTCAGGGGCATGGCGGTAGggcttatatttatttaaaagagaaGAGATTTTATAGTTAAAAACCCCATTAGCATGTTCCTAGTTAAAATCTGAACTCATTCACCAAGCTGTGTTCTTGTTACTCACATTTCTTACCTAATCAACAAAGTGAGCTGCAATTATCCTGCTTAAATGGTGATAAGGCGTTATTACCTTATTCTGGTGAGCATCATTCCATTCTCAGTATGGATCAATGTGTCCTGCAGCTCCATAAGTGCCAAAGACAGTGGTAGACTGGAGGTGAGACAACGGTTTCTGCTGCTTCACTGCCCGGAAAAAGTGCCTTTAAACTCCCCGGTTTACTATAATGAGGCATGACATAACTGGAGACTAGCTTTTTTGAGCATGTGTGTAACCCACACATTCGTTAGAGGCTGTTTCTAAACCTAAAACTTGGTAAGCTAAGGCCATGGGAGAAAGTAGCTCACATACaggccatgcaagcccaagcaaAAAGCAAACAACAAACCAGAAACCTACCATGGAAACGGACTCAAAATGTCATACACCTGCTGCTCAACCATACTCAGATGTAGCTTGGACACATCAGGCAAGTGCAAAGGAAAGCCTATGAATTAAAGTCTATTTCTAGTATTTTGGCATCTGACTAGCCAAATATTATACATGGTATTAAATGTGTTGAACATAAAAGTTGTTACCATTTCATACAAATCAAAGAACACTAAACactcatctgtccttttgtgtcatttgtactttgattggacaatgtgaGCTTAGTTTCTCTTCCTAATGTATTTTTGGGGATGGCATAAATAATCCATCTATATTCACGTTCATTATAcccatgactgtatttcacatgcaccTCCTCAATCATCTGTTTATAACATGTTACTGATGTGTCTGAAAAATACGAATGGAGAGCAGATCTCAGGGCTGGCTCCCTCTAGCCTGTCCAAGGTTATGTACCAATTCCTCTCTGCCACTGCGAGTATCGATGGCCCACCATGGGAGGAAGTAAAATGTGTGCTGAACTCTGGGAGCCTAATACAGCTATACTAGTAGACTTGACAAATCAAATTAGTTTGAAGATGATTACCACAGGGTATTAATGCATTCTGACAACACCCATCATCACCATTTGATTCCGGTTTTGTAGAGTTCTTTAGGGGCATCCACACTTCATCTGCCTCCCAAAAGACACCATTGATCATCCTCGAAGATGTGCAGAATCATGCTTATGTTATGAACCTTATGAATCTGCCAGAAAGAGGATAACACCATGAAGTTTGTACATCAGCAGCTTTTGTTCATATATATGACTCAACGAGTCAAGTTCAAACTTGCTGGCTTGCTGAATCATACTGCGGAATTCTTTTCAACAGTTACTTCTTTTTCTGACTAATGGTGCTTAGCCAGATATTGGTTGCTGTGGCCCAGACTCTCGTCTCTTAATGTGCATTTGAAGCTGCTTTATTCTCCTTCCCTGAAATGACTATGCTGTGCATTCAGAAATGACCTATTAGTACCAAGTACTAGCCTATCCTCAGTGAACTGTGAGTTTGAATTGGCTTGTTCTTTTGATGGTTTTTAGACTATTGTTAAAATGTagttcacattttcaaaaaattcCTGTCTACATGAAGAATGTCTCTGTCCACATGAAAGCACCAAGAGACAATTTGAAAATGCCTGTATGAATATGCCAGCCCAGTAGATGGTGATAGCATGTCAAACTGTTATGACATAACCTTTAAGAGCATGCATATTGagtgcagggttgccagggtcagGTTTTTAATGCCAAATTGGACTAGATTTCAAACAATGTAGTGAAAAAAGCAAGTCCGTGGGTGGatttttggtttattataaAAGTGGCTACCATGATGTAAATCTACTCAGTTTCCACAAACATAGTCTATAGTAAACAAAGATAAAGTGTAAGTGCAGCCCGTATGTCAACGATTTACAGAACCACAAAAGGCATATTGCAAATACTGAAAATTAGAAATGCGTGCGTACCACAGTTAACTTGTTTCCCCATGCATAGGCTgaagtaaaaagaaaatccaaTGACCAAACTTTCTGTGCTAGTTTTAGGactttttgtgtgatttttaagaTGTAGTTGGGCCAACATGGCCAAaaggtttaaaacaaaaatagcacAAACAAGCATTCATATGTGTGGACTGATGCTAAGGTGGAACTACTGCTTAACCTTCCACTTGAATACAAATTCAACGACTGCTGGAAAAGTTGGCTGGGAATGATGCCACAGCAAGTACTCTTGACATTTCAGCTGCTATTCATGAGCAGTATATCCTTCATAGTAGaggatgcagaaaaactaggaAGAAACACATTATCAAATAAGAAATTATAGAGTACAAAGTAACAGTCTAGTCACCAGCTGTTAGATTTAGCACAATCATAACATGCAAGACCACAACAAGTATTTGTAGGTTGACAGTGTgattttaaccttttttaaacatacatttGAAAATGGAGTTGTAATTTTTCCACCCTTGagggtattaaaaaaaaaaaaaaaaaaaggcttcattTTCAATTACCCAAACCTTGGATGTGAGGCCAAAtcacagagggggaaaaaaataataaaaaattccaaaatatCTGTATACATGTGGATGGGGGCAGGGGGCCCACACACCTTCAAGGGCAGCGCTACCTGCTGCGCCATGTGCTGTcccaaaaaaacattacatttggTTAAATGACTTAAAAGGAATTAGTTGCCTCAGGAACCCTACATAATGCATGTATAGTGCTTGCACACAGTCATGCAATCTAAAGAGCACTTATAAGTCCTGTACTAGTTCCCTTTTCTGGAAAGAGACCATTTTCAAGGTTCTATGACCAAAAACACCGCTGCTCTTCTGTTTTCATATCAGCCATGATTTCAGAGATTTCCTCTGCGCCATCCATCATCGGTCACGATAGCAATTCAATTCAGCTGCTGCCTTACCACAGCAATCTATTCACATCAATACTAAATGATAACAGAgtatatacatgcacacacctaCGTAGGTAGCTACATCCCTGTGTATGTTCATATTGTTGTGGGATCAGGTGATCTTTATTTGTCTGATGGTCTTGcaaaaaatattcctttaaagtCTGTTTTGACTTTTAGTCTGCTGCACGGGTGGAAAATGAATTGTTAAATCTCTCACCTCTTTTCATTAGTGATGCGAACTCAGAGAGTTTCCCTTGACTTTGCACACCATGGTAAGGCTTAGCAAGGCATGCACACACcccttttttccacaaaaaagcAGGCATAGATAAAAACATTGTTCCTAGTTGGTATacattataagaaaaaaaaaaagttgcattaTTTACACTTACTACTACTGAAcagttttaatatattaaacagaatgcactaaatataaatggatCAACTACAAATGCTTGAACCCAAGTTCTACTGAGAAAGGAAATTATCTGGGGGTTGCTAGCTAATGCTACACTGTGGTACCTTGAAATGTAATCATTATAATCATAAATGCTCCAGaaatattattttccattaacttTTGAATCTGTTTAACACCTCCTCTTTGACTCATCCTTTTCtatgagtcatccattataggCTATGAAAAATGTAAGATTTAGtatcactcaaccctgttacctgaacacgttcacacacattcacacgttCAACTGGAAGTTACATCATCTGACCATGCTGAGGAGTCATTCTCTTGTTCACTTTTCTATTTTCATACATACTGATATTGTGATACTGACTGACAAGCTCTCTGTTAAATTACAACACTGTTACCCAATactagatttaaaaataaaaacaaatttagtTTCAAAACAATCATTTTATGTCAATCATTACAACGTCCTTAATGTCTTCATGCCACTAACAGTGACACTAGTTAACATGTGTGTTTGCTAATTCAATACTAAAAAACTCcactgttactcatttaaaagcaaaatgcagccagtgaaaaaagcaaagcatttaaaaagcaaaatgaatccttgtttaaaaaaaaaaaaaaaaaaaaaaaaaaagagagagtttcCTGAGATGGGTtcaaacatttttccagtcATGGAATCACTCACATATCTTTCAGAAACCACAATAAAATCATGGAGGGATGTTTCTTCTTTATGCTTTTGAAATTGTTACTGCATCACAAATATTAAAGTGTTGTTAAACAATCTTTTAAACACTCAGTATAGTACAGGAGCCATTTATGCATCTTGCACATGGGAGAGTAGCTACATTATtatgtacaatatttaaaatatatataattgatGCATCATACATAATGTATGTTTAGGTTCTAACTGGAACCTCTGCTGTAGGTTAATACAATGAGAACCTTGAACAGCTTTCCCAatgggacaaaccaaagaactcgGCAATTCCTTTATTCTTCTAAAGGGGAGTGTGAGGTCTGTCTGCTCCCTTCTTAGAACTCCCAGAATCCTTACTGAGTCAGCAACCAACCATAAACTCCATATCCCAGAATTCCCAGGCAACATCACCTGACCAGTCAAATTACTCCCATCTCTATCCCTATCCCCAAATTCCAAGAGTTAGATCTCTTTTTACTGTTATTCCTGTTCTTAGACTCCTAGCCCACTACTTAATCTAATCTACTCAAAGCTTGacttatatacatttacacataaatgaatccatttattttgaTAATATATCCGATAAAAACAGAGCCATGTTCAACCCTGTTAGCACTGATATTCAGTGAGGGGTAATAAGCTTGAACATCCAGACTAAACATGTGATCATGCATTGTTCCTAGTTCTAGCTCATGGAAAATTAAtgggaaaataaattaattgtgtgAAGAAATCACATGTAGCTAAATAAATGCTCATGCACTGGGGACAATCAATTTACAGACGTTTTTAGGATAAGACAAGACATAAATCACGAATCACTTAAcagcattactgtaaattatCATGAATCATTATCCTCATTTTTGTTGCACTCAAGACATCTATAAACTTTCTATGTATCTTGATATAGCTTGATAAACGTTCTACACAGTATGCcaagttaaattaaataaaattaaatgatttgtCTTTTGGTGAAACTCCATTGAACACCTTAGCttcaacatttttaatatatttatttttttttttttaaggattgaAGAAATCAGCTTAGTCATATCACAGATCTAAAATGCATACATTTTGTACACATTAAGAATATTGCTCTAATTTGTAAAATGATGTTTTCTCTATTTTTGGTCAACATTAACATATGTAGAACATGTATAATGTTTTGGTATTGCTACACATGGACAATCTGTTTCCTTTTTggtgatatttagaaaaagtcAGAATTGACATGGCatgcaaattttaaaacaaaattggaaatatatttttaaataatttattcattaaaataaataatataccaGGACTATCACGGTCatgacaaacattttttaaataaatgcagtaaatttTCAAGTTAATATTTTGTAGCTATATATACTGTGGTAAGAGAGTGTTGAGTTGTTAATTTGTTTGAAGGCAAGcaattctggaaaaaaatatattaaaaacatatacTTACTtaatgaatgctgaatgatttcAAAGCCATGAAGTGTAGGATTAAGAGATAAAAACAGTTCCAACACAAGAGTAGATAATAGAAAACTGGCTTTAATTAGACTCGTCATGTATTTGTGACGATGTGATAAATTGGTGATGAGTTGCAGCTGAGCTCTGCTGAAGACCTTGAGTTCGGCCTGAAGTTGTGAATTTCTCACACTgaaatttgaaaaaacaaaatatttcgTACAATGTCAAACGATGGGAgtaaaaagaaagggaaagcgCCAGGTGACAAAAAGTCTTCTAAAAGGAAAGGGAAGAGGAGGGAGACATATGCTGTGTATATCTATAAAGTGTTGAAGCAGGTGGGGTTTTCTGCAAGATTTTGTGCTTTCTCaatcttcattttaatttagacACTTTTTAAACATCTGATTGGGCCACAGTGTCAAATTCATGCCTGTGTTGTGGACATATAAGTGAACAGTGTGGTAAGAGTTCATTTTGTGCTCTGTTTTCTTTCTACAGTGTGATCAGGTACCTTTAGATAAAAGGAGCCAGATAATAAGCTAGAACAGTCCATTTAACTTAACATTAGCTCTAAATATTTTTGCCACAGTATCAGATATgatacaggttaaaaaaaaacactcaaatacAGTCGGTGTAATTTTTCTAAAATCTAAATCCTCTAAGGTTCTATCTAAAATCTTACATGTTATCATATTGCAGTCATCAAGGTTTGcaagtagaaccctttcagAAAACTAGGAAGCTTTTTAATTATCCTAAGAACCTTTGAAATATCCTCAAGTCCATCCTAGTTATTGACGAAACTGAACAATAAATCTTTGACATTTTTCTGATCGCATTTTTCTTGTTATTAGTAGTGGTAATTCAGAAACTCTTTCCTTGAtaccagtttgaccagcttGGTCTGTGTTTTAGCAGCTGCTAGCTGGTCAGactaagctggatttttcagcagtgtCCTTGAAAAATATGTGATTTCcatgactttgaccatggttgttggtgccagtgtGCACAGGCTCATGTTTCGGAGGAAAAAatgttgcctggtctttttccaatcttcactGCTCCAGTTTGGTTGAGCCTGtccccactgtagcctcagattcctgttgttGCCTGAGAGGATATGCTCTTCTGCTTTTGGAGCCCATGCGctcaatgtttgatgtgtttcgagatgcttttcagctcaccatggttgtaaagagtggttatttgagttactgtagctttcctgtcagctcgaaccagtcttgccatttttctctgacccTCTCTGATCACCAAGGCATTTACACCcacagttgttttgtttttcccaccaactctagagagggttgtatgtgaaaatcccaagagatgaGCTTCAATACTCCAACTCTGGCACCAAGAGTCATGTCATGGTCATGGTCAAGTCATTGAGAtcgctcttgacctgtatttgcatgattggACAAGCATGAATGAATGTACAGGAGTACAACTATACATAATGTGAATTTTATGTTTCATTCTGCAGGTGCACCCGGACACGGGCATCTCGAGCAGAGCTATGAGCATCATGAACTCATTTGTGAACGATGTGTTTGAGCGCATCGCCACCGAGGCATCCAGACTGACGCAGTACAACAAGCGCTCGACCATCACAAGCCGCGAGGTGCAGACCGCTGTGCGTCTGCT contains:
- the zgc:92591 gene encoding late histone H2B.L4 — its product is MSNDGSKKKGKAPGDKKSSKRKGKRRETYAVYIYKVLKQVHPDTGISSRAMSIMNSFVNDVFERIATEASRLTQYNKRSTITSREVQTAVRLLLPGELAKHAVSEGTKAVTKYTSSK